CGATCATCTCGGCACCGCTCGAGAACGTGTTCGTCGTGCGGAGCGTTCGCGTCGACACCGCCGAGTACGAGCGCGAACGCTCCACCCGGTTGCTCCTCGGCGTGCTGCTGATCGTGGCGGGCGTCGTGCTCTACCCGTTCACCCTCACCCTCGCGTTCGCCCTGGTGTTCGCGGGCGGCGAGATGGTGTTCAACGCCTACAAGAGCCTCCCGCTCCGGAACGGCCAGCCCGCTGCGGTGATGAGACTGGATGCCCTGCGGCAGTTCAGCTCGATCGGTGCCGCGACGATCTACCTCTTTGCCGCGGGCGAGTCGGCCACGCTTCCGGTGGCCCTGGCGCTCTACCTGGCGCCGTACGCGGTCGTGCTCGTGCTGTCGGCGGTGCGCTGCTGGGGAACCCTGCCCGCTGTCCCGGGTGGGCTCCGCGAGAACGTGCTGCTGCTCGGCGATGCGTTCATCATCAGCCTCTACCTGCAGGGCGACATTGTGCTGCTGGGCATCCTGAGCTCTGACGAGACCGTCGGGGCCTACTCGGTCGCGTCGCAGATCGCCCTGGCCCTCTCCGTTCTCGGCCAGCTGTACGCCCAGAGCTTCAACGTGCGGCTCCGCGAGAGCCACGGCGATCCTGCGGCCGGGCCCAGGCCGAAGTTCCTCCTCGGCCTCGCCGCGTTCTTCGCGCTCGGTTCGTTCGTCGTCGGTGTGCTGCTCATCCTGGTCGGCTGGCACAGCGAGATCGGGGTCGTCCTCCTCGTGATGAGTCTGTTCGCCGGCCTCCGCACCATCGACAACGCGTGGACGACGGTGCTCTACATCCAGCACCGCGACGGCCCGAGGATCGCCCACGCCGGAATCGCGCTCGCGCTGAAGTTCGCCGGCATCCTGCTGTTGATCCTCGCCGCCGGCTGGCCCGCCGCCCTCGCTGCCGCCGTTGCAGCCGTGCTGGCCGAGGCGTACCTCTGCCTCCTGTACACCAGACTCGTGCACCGTCCCCTGCCTCAGCGGGACACAATTGACGAAGGGGAGGCGATGAGCGTGGAACTGACGACCACTGACGAGCTGGCGCCCGACCTGGTGACTCCCGACGCCCTCGCCCGCGAGATCGAGTCGCCCGACAGCACGAAGGAACCCCGGTGACACGCACTCTGGACTTCCTGCTCGCCAAAGACCCGGTGGTCGAACGCACCGGCGACATGACGATGGCGTCCCTCGTGATGGATCTCGCAGCCGAGGCCTACTCGGTGCGCTACATCTGCCTCGCGAAGACGTCCGGCAGCCGCGGCGCCAACACGCTGGTGGAGAAGCCGCAGGTGTCCGCACCCCGGCTCCTGCTGAAGTCGGCCCGTGAGCGCCGGAGTCTCGTGCACACCCGCTTCACCGTCCCCGGCATCACGAGCGCCATCGAGGCGAGCGACGCCGACACGTTCGTCGCCGACCACTCCTATATGGCCGAGCCGTTCGCCGCCTCATCGCGGGCCGGCGACGACCTGCGGGTGAACTCCGTCGTCTCCGAATCGTATGTCTGGAGCTCGTCGCACGGCGTCGTCGGGCGCGCCCAGAAGGCGGCGATCGAACGCGACCAGCTGCGGGTCGCACGGCTCGCCCGCTCGCTCGCGACCTACGACGCCGAGGAGGCCGTGGAGTACCGCGCCCAGGGCGTCTCGCACGCCCGCTGGCTCGAGCTGAGCCTCGAACCTGCCCCGAGCCACGACCACACCGGCAGCGCGCCCCGCCTCGCCTTCATGGGTGACCGCACGTGGGCCCCCAACCAGGAGGGCTACGAGCAGTTGCTTCAATGGTGGCCGCGCATCGCCCAGGGCATCCCGGATGCCGAACTGATCATCATCGGCAGACCGGCGAAGCTCCTGCCCCTGCCAGAGGGCGTGCGGGACCTCGGTTTCGTCGACGACCTCGACGCAGCGCTCAACTCGAGCCGCGCCATCCTCGCTCCCATCCGCACCGGAGGCGGTGTGCGGGTGAAGATCCTCGACGCGGCCAAACGGGGCATCCCGCTCGTGGCCACCCGCACCGCCATCGGATCGCTCGCTGAGATGTTCTCGCTCGAGGCGAGCGACACCGAAGACGCGTTCGTCGAGGCGGCCCGGCGCATGCTGCTCGACCCGGAGGCGTCCAGGCGCGAAGGGGCGCGTCTCTACCAGCAGAACCGCGAACGCTGGGAGTCCCGGGTACCCCACACCGCCGTCGCCGAGTGGCTCGCCTGATGCGCCGGCGCATCCTCGTCATCGCCGCCATGCTGGCCGGGGCCGTCATCCTGTTCCTCGCCCTCCGCCAGGGCACGTTCATCTCTATCGCTGTCGGGCTCGTGGTCATGGCGCTTCCGATCGTGGTGCTCCTGGGCATCCGTCGACCCACCGTGTACGGCTGGGCCTTCGGTATCGTCCTCGGCCTGGCCCCGTTCGCCACCCTCCCCGGCACCGGGACCCAACTCGTCTTCTTCCTCGCGCTGGCCTTCATCATCGTCGCGATCGTGCACGCCGGGGAGCGGGAACGCGGCCCCCGCACGTCGACCATCGGCATCTGGATGGGCCTCACCATCGCCGCCTGCCTCATCTCGATGATCGCCACCTTCACCGGGGCAGAGTCTCTGAACCAGTGGGCCCGGTGGGCGCTGGCCTCCGTGCTCGTCTGCTTCGGGGTCTGGATGTCGCCCACCCTCCGCCTCGCCCTCAGCCGCGCCTTCGTGGTCGGTGCCTGCGGCGGTGCGGTGCTGTCGATCGTCCTGAGCGTCGTCGACAAGACCGGCGCCTTCGTGCAGGGTCTCACCGTCATCGGCTACGGCGGTGCCGGCAGCCCGATCGTGCGCACCGTGGAGGTGAGCGGTTCCCTGTCGGTGCGGGCCACGGGGCTCTACACCGACCCGAACACCGCCGGCCTCTTCTTCTTCATGGCGCTCGCTGTCGCCGCATACGTCTTCGCCGGCCGGCTGCGCGTGCTGGCGATGATCGTGCTGGTCGTCGGCATCGCCGCCACCCTCAGCCGTTCGGCGATCATCTCGGTGATCTTCGCGGTCGTCATCATTCTGCTCATCCAGAACCAGTCGGCCGTGCGGCGGCTCATCATCGGTATCGTCAGCGCGGTGGCCATCGGCTTCCTCGCCCTGACCCCGAGCATCGCCGGGCGGATCACCGGTTCGTTCAGCAATTCCGACAAGGGCGCCCTCGACCGCATCGCCGCCTTCCAGAACTATCCGGGGCAGCTCGAGGGCCACTGGATCTTCGGCCGCGGCTGGGCGTTGCGGGAGTTCGTCGACTCGTCGTACGGCTACCTCGTCAACCATGTGGCGAACACGCCGCTCCTCGTGGTGTACCGGGGCGGGATCTTCGCGGGCCTCGCCTTCCTGGCGCTGCTCATCGTCGGCCTGGCGGTGGCCGTGCGGGGCCTCCGATCGACGGAGATCGGCTTCGGCATGATGGGGGCCGCGTTCTTCGGTCTCGTGCTCATCGCCTTCCAACTCGACTTCCCTGTGGTCACCGTTCCTCCGCTCACCATGGCCTTCTCGATCCTCCTGATGAACCTGGGAGTCGCCGGTCGGGAATCGCCGGGCGTGCCGCCGGGCATCCATTCGCCGTCTGCGGCACGCACACGCACCCGCACACGCACACCTCAGCGACAGGGGGCCCTCACCTCATGAGCGAACAACGACTGATGCCCGAGGGCAGCACGCTGCCCAGACGCTTCATCGGCCTCGACGGCCTGCGCGGCGTGCTCGCGATCTGCGTCGTCCTCGTGCACGCCACCGCCCAGTTCAACCCCCAGGTACTGAACACCCTGCACATCGAGATCCTCGGCCAGGCGATCGTGGTCTTCTTCGTGCTGTCGGGCGTGCTGATCTACTGGCCGTTCCTGAACGCGATCCTGGATGGCCGGCCGCTGCCCTCGATCGGCAGGTACGCACGGGCGCGGGTCTTCCGGGTCTATCCGGCCTACGTCGTCGCATTTTTCGTCGCGAACTTCGCCCTCGGAGCCGTCTTCGTACTGAACGCGATGACGACGGTGCACTCGGGCAACGACAACGGCACAGGCACCATCACAAACCCCTGGTCGGTACTCGCGCACATCACCCTGGTCCAGAACTTCATCCCGGGCGAGCTGCAGACCGGGCTGAGCGCGTCATGGACGCTGACGAGCGAGCTCACCTTCTACCTGCTGCTGCCGTTCCTCTGCATCGGAGCGGCCAGCCTCGCCCGCCGACTGAAGATCAACCGCGTGCTCGCCGTCGCCCTGCCCGGAATCGTGCTGATCGTGATCGGCGTCTCGTCGCACATCATCTCTGCGCTCTGGCTCCACCAGAGCGGCATCTCGCTGCTCGACTCGGAGTGGGGACCGACCTGGCAGGCGGTCTTCACGCGCAGCTTCTTCAGCTGGGCCGACAACTTCGGCTGGGGAATGCTGGTCGGCGTCGCCGTGTCGGTCTGGTACCGCCGCGGAGGTTTCCGGTTCGGCCGGCTCTCCGTGCGCACGGTGGCCTGGATCCTCATCCCCGTCGGCCTCGTCACCTCGGGCGTCAGCTTCCTCCGCTTCCCCTCGTTCATCGGAATCTTCTTCGCGATCTTCAGCGCCGGGCTCGTGCTGCTGCTGATGATCCCTATGAAGAACGGCAAGATCTGGGCGCTCTCGCGCATCCTCGACAACCGGGTGCTGTTCTGGCTCGGAACCATCTCGCTCAGCCTCTATGTCTGGCACTTCCCGGTGATCATCGTGCTCTACCGGCTCGGCTGGATCGCGGGTGACGACTGGCTCGGGTGGGCCTGGAACACGGTGCTCGTCTTCGCCGTAGCCGTCGCCATCGCCTCGCTCAGCTACCGGTTCGTCGAACTGCCGGCCATCCGCTCGCTCCGCACGAAGAAGAAGCCTGCCAGCAGCGATCGGGCGGCTGTCAATACCTCGTCACGGTGACGACTCCGGTCGTGGCCGACCAGACGATTCGACCGTGCACGAAGTCGTTCGCCCGGCTCCCGTCGGAGGCGAAAGTGTACTCGTCGGTCTTCGCCGCCCCGAGAGCCGACGTCCATTTGGCAAGGATGACGCCTGCGACGGCGTGCGCCCCCGTGGCAGCCGTGTAGAAGATGCGGAACCCACCTGCCCTGTCGTAGTCCTGGTAGGTGTTGGCGAAGGCGCTCTTCGGCACGAAGTGGTAGAGCCGGGCCAGCGTCGCAACAGCCGGTGGCGAGCTGAACCAGCCGTTCGGAGTCTGGTAGCGACTGCCGTTCTCGCATTCCTGTACAGCTCCGGTTCCCATCGCGTAACTGACCGACACGACGGCACCGAGTGCAGGATCGGCATTGTTCTTGAAGGCCGTTCCGCGGGTGCTGAGCGGAAGGCCAGACGCCTGGAGCCGTTTCACGGTCGCCAACGACTTCTTCGCGACGAACGTCGACGAGACCACACCGTAGGTCTCGTTCGAGTTGTCGGTGACCGTGAAGATGTGGAACGGCCCGGCGTACGAGACCTCGCCCCACTGCACGAGAGAGTTGTTGATCAGGGCGGCCTGCATCGTCTCCGAGACTCCGCCCGAGCCGGTCGGGGCGCCGTACTCGGTGATCCAGATCTTCTTCGACCCGTCACCGTTGGCCTTCATGACGGCGTGCAGTTCGATCATCCGTCGGGCCGGGGTGTTGTCCCAGAGAGTCGCGGCCGACAGCGAGTGCGTGTAGTCGTAGGGGTGGAAGGAGAAGGCGTCGAACGATCCCGCGACGCCTTCCGCATACATGGCGGTGATGAACCGGATCGGGTTCATCTGGCCGTCGACGTCGGCGGCCGGGCCGAGCGCTCCAGCGATGACCGTCGCAGCCGGATCCGCGGCCTTGATCGCGGGGTAGGCCGCCTTCACCATCGTGGCGTAGAAGGTGGGATCGGGGTCGGGTGCGAAATAGTCCCGGGCGTTCGGTTCGTTCCAGATCTCGTAGGCCGGGATCCTGCCCTTGTAACGCTTCGCCACTGCGCCGGCGAAGGTGGCGTAGAGCGCCGCCGTCTTCGGTCGCATCGTGCCGCCCGCGTTGCCGCCGTTCAGTGACGCCCAGGGCGGGCAGGTGGTGATGATGGCAAGGATCTTGAGGCTCCGCGCCCTCGCCTCCGTGACCGCATAGTCGAAGATGCCCCAGCTGAACGTCGTCGCGGTGGGCTGG
Above is a genomic segment from Subtercola boreus containing:
- a CDS encoding lipopolysaccharide biosynthesis protein yields the protein MLRHFAGLGAAGSWMIAGRGVGFLWTILLLSALGLGDYGIYATACAFAAIISAPLENVFVVRSVRVDTAEYERERSTRLLLGVLLIVAGVVLYPFTLTLAFALVFAGGEMVFNAYKSLPLRNGQPAAVMRLDALRQFSSIGAATIYLFAAGESATLPVALALYLAPYAVVLVLSAVRCWGTLPAVPGGLRENVLLLGDAFIISLYLQGDIVLLGILSSDETVGAYSVASQIALALSVLGQLYAQSFNVRLRESHGDPAAGPRPKFLLGLAAFFALGSFVVGVLLILVGWHSEIGVVLLVMSLFAGLRTIDNAWTTVLYIQHRDGPRIAHAGIALALKFAGILLLILAAGWPAALAAAVAAVLAEAYLCLLYTRLVHRPLPQRDTIDEGEAMSVELTTTDELAPDLVTPDALAREIESPDSTKEPR
- a CDS encoding glycosyltransferase, whose amino-acid sequence is MTRTLDFLLAKDPVVERTGDMTMASLVMDLAAEAYSVRYICLAKTSGSRGANTLVEKPQVSAPRLLLKSARERRSLVHTRFTVPGITSAIEASDADTFVADHSYMAEPFAASSRAGDDLRVNSVVSESYVWSSSHGVVGRAQKAAIERDQLRVARLARSLATYDAEEAVEYRAQGVSHARWLELSLEPAPSHDHTGSAPRLAFMGDRTWAPNQEGYEQLLQWWPRIAQGIPDAELIIIGRPAKLLPLPEGVRDLGFVDDLDAALNSSRAILAPIRTGGGVRVKILDAAKRGIPLVATRTAIGSLAEMFSLEASDTEDAFVEAARRMLLDPEASRREGARLYQQNRERWESRVPHTAVAEWLA
- a CDS encoding O-antigen ligase family protein, whose amino-acid sequence is MRRRILVIAAMLAGAVILFLALRQGTFISIAVGLVVMALPIVVLLGIRRPTVYGWAFGIVLGLAPFATLPGTGTQLVFFLALAFIIVAIVHAGERERGPRTSTIGIWMGLTIAACLISMIATFTGAESLNQWARWALASVLVCFGVWMSPTLRLALSRAFVVGACGGAVLSIVLSVVDKTGAFVQGLTVIGYGGAGSPIVRTVEVSGSLSVRATGLYTDPNTAGLFFFMALAVAAYVFAGRLRVLAMIVLVVGIAATLSRSAIISVIFAVVIILLIQNQSAVRRLIIGIVSAVAIGFLALTPSIAGRITGSFSNSDKGALDRIAAFQNYPGQLEGHWIFGRGWALREFVDSSYGYLVNHVANTPLLVVYRGGIFAGLAFLALLIVGLAVAVRGLRSTEIGFGMMGAAFFGLVLIAFQLDFPVVTVPPLTMAFSILLMNLGVAGRESPGVPPGIHSPSAARTRTRTRTPQRQGALTS
- a CDS encoding acyltransferase family protein, which codes for MSEQRLMPEGSTLPRRFIGLDGLRGVLAICVVLVHATAQFNPQVLNTLHIEILGQAIVVFFVLSGVLIYWPFLNAILDGRPLPSIGRYARARVFRVYPAYVVAFFVANFALGAVFVLNAMTTVHSGNDNGTGTITNPWSVLAHITLVQNFIPGELQTGLSASWTLTSELTFYLLLPFLCIGAASLARRLKINRVLAVALPGIVLIVIGVSSHIISALWLHQSGISLLDSEWGPTWQAVFTRSFFSWADNFGWGMLVGVAVSVWYRRGGFRFGRLSVRTVAWILIPVGLVTSGVSFLRFPSFIGIFFAIFSAGLVLLLMIPMKNGKIWALSRILDNRVLFWLGTISLSLYVWHFPVIIVLYRLGWIAGDDWLGWAWNTVLVFAVAVAIASLSYRFVELPAIRSLRTKKKPASSDRAAVNTSSR
- a CDS encoding cellulase family glycosylhydrolase, with the translated sequence MSPHLSRRQLLAGAAAGTAVVAAQAAVGGTAVAATLPARSGAAPAAAGVHAAVARSAPFPVGYSTGSSLLFETRANIAKTLDTIVSSGGTLVRFDIMWVLAQPTATTFSWGIFDYAVTEARARSLKILAIITTCPPWASLNGGNAGGTMRPKTAALYATFAGAVAKRYKGRIPAYEIWNEPNARDYFAPDPDPTFYATMVKAAYPAIKAADPAATVIAGALGPAADVDGQMNPIRFITAMYAEGVAGSFDAFSFHPYDYTHSLSAATLWDNTPARRMIELHAVMKANGDGSKKIWITEYGAPTGSGGVSETMQAALINNSLVQWGEVSYAGPFHIFTVTDNSNETYGVVSSTFVAKKSLATVKRLQASGLPLSTRGTAFKNNADPALGAVVSVSYAMGTGAVQECENGSRYQTPNGWFSSPPAVATLARLYHFVPKSAFANTYQDYDRAGGFRIFYTAATGAHAVAGVILAKWTSALGAAKTDEYTFASDGSRANDFVHGRIVWSATTGVVTVTRY